Proteins co-encoded in one Gracilimonas sp. genomic window:
- the fliJ gene encoding flagellar export protein FliJ, producing MKFKFSLAPVLKVRKHQEKLQKQKLAEQVSKKQKISDVRDDVQGKLKTFLQNSEDNSAENIHMIRRRSAHLQQVHQKMDKLSRDLDKAEVEVSKEREKLATAYKNLHILEKVKEFEKGLFSERMAKDEQKFMDEIATQSFSR from the coding sequence ATGAAATTCAAATTCTCTCTTGCACCGGTTCTCAAAGTTCGGAAACACCAGGAAAAGCTTCAGAAGCAAAAGCTGGCTGAGCAGGTTTCCAAAAAGCAGAAGATCAGCGATGTACGCGATGATGTACAGGGGAAATTGAAAACCTTTCTTCAAAACTCAGAAGATAACTCAGCGGAGAATATTCATATGATCCGAAGACGATCGGCTCACCTGCAACAGGTGCATCAGAAAATGGATAAGCTGAGCCGGGATCTGGACAAAGCTGAAGTTGAGGTTTCCAAAGAGAGAGAGAAGCTGGCCACGGCCTATAAGAACCTTCACATCCTGGAGAAAGTGAAAGAATTTGAGAAGGGGCTTTTCTCGGAACGTATGGCCAAAGATGAACAGAAATTTATGGACGAAATTGCAACTCAATCATTTAGCCGATAA
- a CDS encoding flagellar biosynthetic protein FliQ, translating to MNIDTALFWLQEMLTAVVVLCSPAMVGALAVGLAVAIFQAATSIQEMTLSYIPKMVVVVVVLFFAFGFMLQFAVDFTQRVFDFIPQITQ from the coding sequence ATGAATATAGATACAGCACTTTTTTGGTTACAGGAAATGCTCACAGCCGTAGTTGTTTTATGTTCTCCGGCTATGGTTGGAGCGCTTGCCGTAGGTTTAGCTGTCGCCATTTTCCAGGCGGCTACCTCTATTCAGGAAATGACCCTGAGTTATATCCCTAAGATGGTAGTGGTAGTAGTAGTACTGTTTTTCGCTTTTGGCTTCATGTTGCAGTTTGCGGTTGATTTCACCCAGCGTGTGTTCGACTTCATACCGCAGATTACCCAATAA
- the fliP gene encoding flagellar type III secretion system pore protein FliP (The bacterial flagellar biogenesis protein FliP forms a type III secretion system (T3SS)-type pore required for flagellar assembly.) — protein MMSKLKLKSSLFAKVFMVMAALFVAMPSSSEAAPLNLASVTSPMFIQAIPQIDLSIGNTGATAQDEDFTLPIQALILITVLSFGSAFITMMTSFTRIIVVFFFLRMGLGTQQSPPNQVLVGLALFLTIFIMKPTFDRMNEEAIQPYINEEMTQMEALGAAAVPLKEFMVRQTSDQDLLYFMDMAEIQSVDDIETLPLYVAVPAYVLSELRVAFQIGFMIYLPFMVIDLVVASILLAMGIMFLPPVMVSLPFKILVFVLTDGWYLLVQSLVESFN, from the coding sequence ATGATGTCGAAGTTGAAACTTAAAAGTTCGTTGTTTGCGAAGGTTTTTATGGTAATGGCCGCCCTGTTTGTTGCCATGCCGTCGTCTTCTGAGGCAGCGCCGCTTAACCTGGCTTCGGTAACAAGCCCTATGTTTATTCAAGCCATTCCGCAAATCGATCTATCGATTGGAAACACCGGCGCAACGGCCCAGGACGAAGATTTTACCTTGCCGATTCAGGCACTGATTTTAATCACAGTACTTTCATTCGGATCGGCTTTCATCACCATGATGACCAGCTTTACCAGGATTATCGTGGTGTTTTTCTTTTTGCGGATGGGGTTGGGTACACAGCAATCTCCGCCCAACCAGGTGTTGGTAGGGCTGGCATTATTCCTCACTATTTTCATTATGAAGCCCACATTTGACCGGATGAACGAGGAAGCCATTCAGCCGTATATCAACGAAGAAATGACGCAAATGGAAGCACTGGGGGCAGCTGCGGTTCCGCTCAAGGAGTTTATGGTTCGGCAGACATCAGATCAGGACCTGCTGTATTTTATGGACATGGCGGAAATTCAAAGCGTGGATGATATTGAAACCCTGCCACTTTATGTAGCCGTACCGGCCTATGTGCTAAGCGAGCTTAGGGTAGCCTTCCAGATTGGCTTTATGATTTACCTGCCCTTTATGGTCATAGACCTTGTGGTAGCTTCTATCTTGCTGGCAATGGGTATTATGTTCCTTCCGCCGGTGATGGTTTCGCTGCCTTTTAAAATCCTTGTTTTTGTACTTACCGATGGCTGGTACCTGCTGGTACAGTCGCTGGTTGAAAGTTTTAATTAG
- a CDS encoding flagellar biosynthetic protein FliO: MDFTKILSQSKKKPQNVLKIVLAFAVALLVIWMFLVSRMEFSATETAASNPEAIERTQGLKTSLGQKTAEVEVSAAEPENAGEDTVFQNAFTTFLVMMGMLGLVWFWARKKSGSTQQKQDGRDLGEHILGQGAQLKFVEINNEVWVMGMTAGSLNLLHRIPKSEWNENEGLEEIAEIKNGSADFKSLYKMFKN; the protein is encoded by the coding sequence ATGGACTTCACCAAAATCCTTTCACAGTCAAAAAAGAAGCCACAGAACGTACTCAAAATCGTGCTTGCGTTTGCAGTGGCCCTGTTGGTTATCTGGATGTTTCTGGTATCACGAATGGAGTTCTCAGCCACTGAAACGGCTGCATCCAATCCCGAAGCAATAGAGCGCACCCAGGGTTTGAAAACAAGCCTGGGGCAGAAAACCGCTGAAGTTGAAGTATCAGCTGCAGAGCCGGAAAATGCCGGGGAAGACACCGTTTTTCAAAATGCATTTACCACCTTCCTGGTTATGATGGGGATGCTGGGACTGGTTTGGTTTTGGGCAAGAAAAAAGTCCGGTTCAACCCAGCAAAAACAAGATGGGCGGGACTTGGGAGAACATATTCTGGGGCAAGGAGCACAGCTGAAGTTTGTAGAAATTAATAATGAGGTGTGGGTGATGGGAATGACCGCAGGATCGCTGAATTTACTGCATCGCATCCCTAAATCAGAGTGGAATGAAAACGAAGGCTTGGAAGAAATAGCAGAGATCAAAAACGGTTCCGCTGATTTTAAATCACTCTATAAAATGTTCAAGAACTAA
- a CDS encoding FliI/YscN family ATPase, producing MNQVKRFGKVSSIIGTIIECTGLEASVGEVYGIHTVMDTIVPAEVVGLKEGKTLLMPYDRVVGMKAGCKVESMGQSLNVPVGFEMLGRVVDTNAEPIDGKGQIRVTGQMPVHNDPPAPLDRAPINDIMFTGIRALDALNTVGTGQRIGLFAGSGVGKSVLMGMIAKHSSADINVIALIGERGREVQEFIQDTLGEEGLARSVVVAATSDSAAMSRVKGAFTATAIAEYFRDQGKNVLLMMDSVTRVAMAQREIGLASGEPPTTKGYTPSVFTILPKLLERPGKTHKGSITGLYTVLVDNDDMNEPIADAVRSILDGHIVLSRRLAHKNHYPAIDILESISRVMTKIVTPEQRQIAMKARELLATYREAEDLINIGAYVKGSNPKIDESIKKHPGLESFLIQDLNETDFSDDLWDTLKKIIE from the coding sequence CTGAACCAGGTAAAGAGGTTTGGTAAAGTATCTTCCATCATCGGTACTATCATTGAATGTACCGGACTGGAAGCCTCGGTTGGGGAAGTGTATGGCATCCATACCGTTATGGATACCATTGTGCCCGCCGAAGTAGTGGGGTTGAAGGAAGGGAAAACTCTGCTTATGCCTTACGACCGCGTAGTAGGTATGAAAGCCGGCTGCAAAGTGGAAAGTATGGGGCAATCGCTGAACGTGCCGGTTGGTTTTGAGATGCTGGGCCGTGTAGTGGATACCAACGCCGAGCCCATAGACGGGAAAGGACAAATTCGTGTAACCGGGCAAATGCCGGTACATAACGACCCACCCGCTCCGCTTGACCGTGCCCCCATCAACGACATTATGTTTACAGGCATCCGGGCATTGGATGCTTTAAATACGGTGGGAACCGGGCAGCGAATCGGACTTTTTGCCGGCTCCGGTGTGGGTAAATCCGTTTTAATGGGGATGATAGCCAAGCATTCCTCGGCCGATATCAATGTGATTGCTCTGATTGGTGAGCGTGGCCGTGAGGTTCAGGAATTTATCCAAGATACCCTGGGCGAAGAAGGGCTGGCGCGGTCGGTTGTGGTGGCGGCAACCTCAGATAGCGCGGCCATGAGTCGGGTAAAAGGAGCATTCACGGCAACGGCTATTGCGGAATATTTCCGCGACCAAGGAAAAAATGTCCTCTTGATGATGGATTCTGTGACCCGGGTTGCCATGGCACAACGAGAAATTGGACTGGCTTCAGGGGAGCCCCCAACCACCAAAGGATACACTCCAAGTGTGTTCACCATACTCCCGAAATTGCTCGAACGACCGGGTAAAACACACAAGGGAAGCATCACCGGATTGTACACCGTATTGGTTGATAATGACGATATGAACGAGCCCATTGCTGATGCTGTACGTTCCATTTTAGACGGCCATATCGTGCTTTCCCGACGTTTAGCGCATAAAAATCATTATCCGGCCATTGATATCCTCGAAAGTATTTCGCGGGTTATGACCAAGATTGTAACACCCGAACAACGACAAATTGCGATGAAAGCACGGGAGCTGTTGGCTACCTACCGAGAGGCCGAAGACCTGATCAATATTGGTGCTTATGTGAAAGGTTCAAACCCAAAAATTGATGAATCCATAAAAAAACATCCGGGTTTGGAATCATTTTTGATACAAGACTTAAACGAAACAGATTTCAGCGATGATCTCTGGGATACGCTAAAGAAAATTATTGAATAA
- a CDS encoding flagellar basal body-associated FliL family protein → MATENKNDQKDKKDIKAKKRKGGPNFLKLGKYFLLVLILVGQGFLAYAIVDKYYPTVFAKMSEKSPSDYGTYQMEEMVVNPANTYGKRYLMVEISLELDDKDHVSLLDENMMKLKQEIIDALSSRNVDQLTRVAGREELRRELSGLINSSIGVRSVRNLYFTKYVMQ, encoded by the coding sequence ATGGCTACAGAAAATAAAAACGACCAAAAGGACAAAAAGGATATAAAAGCCAAGAAGCGTAAAGGCGGGCCAAATTTTCTTAAGCTCGGAAAATATTTCCTGCTTGTTCTCATTCTGGTGGGGCAGGGATTTCTGGCGTACGCCATTGTGGATAAATATTATCCAACCGTTTTTGCTAAAATGAGTGAGAAAAGTCCGTCCGATTACGGCACCTATCAAATGGAAGAGATGGTGGTGAATCCTGCCAATACCTATGGGAAAAGATACCTGATGGTGGAAATAAGCCTTGAATTGGACGATAAAGACCATGTTTCGCTTCTCGACGAGAATATGATGAAGCTGAAGCAAGAAATTATTGACGCGCTTTCGTCACGTAATGTTGACCAACTTACCCGGGTAGCGGGGCGCGAAGAATTAAGGAGAGAACTTTCAGGATTAATTAATTCCTCTATCGGAGTACGTTCGGTACGCAATTTGTATTTCACTAAATATGTAATGCAATGA
- a CDS encoding MotA/TolQ/ExbB proton channel family protein encodes MLDRSTIIGLVIGFTLIIGSIMMEGSILIFLSLSSLFIVVGGAMASTMISFSIDDIKTSFKTFMGLMKVTSIDLRTDMELLSMFARRVRTGGLLILDNDIKHLKDDYLKNGLQLAVDGFKEESLDSILADEIKGAERDLELAAGVMNSLATYGPAFGMIGTIVGLVLMLQNISDPEALGAGMAVALLTTLYGSMFANMIVGPLAAKLEYLSEIDLNRKRMFRVGILSIVAGENPRIMEKKMLIHIDPHSRAEYVKHHEELKIIKQRDEKFYKLWIEQQDKEWENLKEILKAG; translated from the coding sequence ATGTTAGATCGTTCAACAATCATAGGTTTAGTTATTGGGTTCACCCTGATCATCGGTTCCATCATGATGGAAGGCAGTATTCTCATATTCTTGAGTTTGTCTTCTCTTTTTATTGTGGTTGGTGGGGCGATGGCTTCAACCATGATCAGCTTCAGCATTGATGACATCAAAACGAGTTTTAAAACTTTCATGGGATTAATGAAAGTGACCTCTATCGACCTCCGAACCGACATGGAGCTGCTCAGTATGTTTGCCCGGCGTGTTAGAACCGGTGGATTGTTGATTCTGGATAACGACATCAAACACTTAAAAGATGACTATCTGAAGAACGGTCTTCAGCTGGCGGTTGACGGTTTCAAAGAGGAAAGCCTGGATAGCATTCTTGCCGATGAAATTAAAGGAGCAGAGCGGGATTTAGAACTTGCAGCCGGTGTTATGAATTCACTGGCTACCTACGGACCAGCCTTCGGAATGATTGGGACCATTGTAGGGCTGGTATTGATGCTTCAGAATATTTCGGATCCGGAAGCGCTTGGGGCCGGTATGGCAGTGGCCCTTTTGACTACACTATATGGAAGTATGTTCGCCAATATGATCGTGGGTCCGTTGGCAGCTAAATTAGAGTATTTGAGTGAAATTGATTTGAACCGAAAGCGGATGTTCCGGGTGGGCATTTTGTCTATCGTTGCCGGTGAAAATCCCCGCATCATGGAAAAGAAAATGCTGATCCATATTGATCCGCACAGCCGGGCCGAGTATGTGAAACACCATGAAGAATTAAAGATCATCAAACAACGAGACGAGAAGTTTTACAAACTTTGGATCGAACAACAGGATAAAGAATGGGAAAATCTGAAGGAGATTCTCAAGGCTGGTTAG
- a CDS encoding FliM/FliN family flagellar motor switch protein, whose translation MESKLPRRTLGNVKYVESYDFKHPKLFSKEIMRTLQAIHEVFSRNLSRILSSSLRYKVDVYLQKVDQLSSSEFAHEIKSPSTIYLLEVNELGGEVVVVLPPEFCIHLIERQSGGAEKQLSERRILTVIEEKIMSRIMGSISNEVVLAWEPYMDFKVDGIKYESKPENLNLAAVDPNIVVKFEVDLGGQKIQIGISYSYSLLKKAMNDTIMKKGVNSRKERLSEEEMESYKRTLEKANIRIQSLLGTTRLTLDEIMNLKEGDTIPLRQKSDKPLEIRVNGVKKMTAYPGVIQGHRAVKIFELLEEINEQELV comes from the coding sequence ATGGAATCGAAGCTGCCCAGGCGTACATTGGGAAATGTTAAATATGTAGAATCCTACGATTTCAAACATCCTAAGCTGTTTAGTAAGGAAATCATGAGGACGCTGCAGGCTATTCATGAAGTATTTTCCCGAAACCTCAGCCGTATTCTCAGCTCTTCACTTCGCTATAAAGTAGATGTATATCTGCAAAAGGTAGATCAGCTTTCCTCATCAGAATTTGCTCACGAAATTAAAAGCCCGAGTACGATTTATCTGCTCGAGGTTAACGAGTTGGGCGGTGAAGTGGTAGTAGTGCTTCCTCCTGAATTTTGCATTCACCTGATTGAACGGCAAAGCGGAGGGGCTGAAAAGCAGCTGAGCGAGCGCAGGATCCTTACGGTAATCGAAGAAAAAATCATGTCGCGAATCATGGGGAGCATCAGCAATGAAGTGGTGCTGGCCTGGGAGCCGTACATGGATTTTAAGGTGGATGGAATAAAGTACGAGAGCAAGCCAGAGAATCTGAACCTGGCTGCAGTGGACCCTAACATTGTGGTGAAGTTTGAAGTAGATCTCGGCGGGCAAAAAATTCAGATCGGCATTTCCTATTCCTACAGCCTGCTCAAAAAGGCGATGAACGATACGATCATGAAAAAGGGGGTGAACTCTCGCAAAGAACGGCTTTCGGAAGAAGAAATGGAGTCCTATAAGCGAACCCTGGAGAAAGCCAATATCCGCATTCAGTCGCTGCTGGGAACTACCCGGCTCACCCTGGATGAAATCATGAATCTAAAAGAAGGCGATACCATCCCGCTGCGGCAAAAATCGGACAAGCCGCTGGAAATACGCGTGAATGGCGTAAAGAAAATGACCGCATATCCCGGAGTTATACAGGGACACAGAGCGGTCAAAATTTTTGAACTCCTCGAAGAAATTAACGAACAGGAACTGGTATAA
- a CDS encoding flagellar hook protein FlgE: protein MSLVKSLNSGVSGLRAFQTKMDVIGNNIANVETAGYKSSSVTFAEMMSERLGRAGGGGDSSPQLSNQVGLGVRVSSISRDFSQGAMQSTGRSTDLAIEGEGYFMVSDGGENLMTRAGNFVFNKDGMLVDQAGRSVQGYIADSAGNILGGGTAEDVRIDFENVLPPKKTDNVTLAGNLNAGTSVSKVLQAQSGFTTATGDNATASTPINDLSQTLTDLSAGDVISFDVTLNDGTTATISHTYSAGDTVGDMINSFNSGLTSAEGQLSLIDGMMNLRSATMGDSELDISNVSVTGAGDINFPGLQTIQEGQTNTQTMSTTVYDDLGQAHSLMLEFTQVGTNEWQYDARFLDGETITSGASGTVTFDELGQLSSDDMLNMTFDPGRGASTSSFSVNLGDSQTGTRFTQYAGSNSAKVISQDGYTQGQLIDVAIDGAGQVQGIYDNGNSTVLAQLALAQVQNQNGLEMVGSGLFRATSAAGEMFVNTADSFAGTAINSGSLEGSNVDLAKEFTNMITSQRAYQSNARVITTSDEMLTEAVNLKR from the coding sequence ATGTCATTAGTCAAATCTTTAAATTCAGGTGTTAGCGGTTTGAGAGCATTTCAAACCAAAATGGATGTTATAGGTAATAACATCGCAAACGTAGAAACGGCGGGCTACAAATCATCATCGGTTACTTTTGCTGAGATGATGAGTGAGCGTTTAGGCCGTGCAGGCGGAGGCGGAGATTCCTCCCCACAGCTGAGCAACCAGGTTGGGTTGGGAGTGCGTGTATCTTCCATCAGTCGCGATTTTAGCCAGGGCGCGATGCAAAGCACAGGCCGATCCACCGATTTAGCCATAGAAGGCGAAGGATACTTTATGGTATCAGACGGAGGTGAAAACCTGATGACCCGAGCCGGTAACTTTGTGTTTAACAAAGATGGTATGCTGGTTGATCAGGCCGGACGTTCGGTTCAGGGATACATCGCTGACAGTGCCGGAAACATTTTAGGCGGCGGTACTGCTGAAGATGTTCGTATCGATTTTGAAAACGTACTTCCTCCAAAGAAAACAGATAACGTAACGCTTGCCGGTAACCTGAATGCAGGAACCAGCGTTAGCAAAGTACTGCAAGCTCAAAGTGGATTTACCACCGCAACCGGGGACAATGCAACAGCATCAACTCCTATAAACGATCTCAGCCAAACACTGACGGATCTATCTGCCGGTGATGTAATTTCGTTCGACGTTACATTAAACGACGGAACGACTGCAACTATCTCTCATACCTATTCTGCCGGTGACACAGTTGGAGATATGATTAACAGCTTCAACAGCGGATTAACATCGGCTGAAGGCCAGCTTTCGCTGATTGACGGAATGATGAACCTGCGCTCTGCTACCATGGGCGACAGTGAGCTCGATATTTCTAATGTATCGGTAACCGGAGCGGGAGACATCAACTTCCCGGGACTGCAAACCATTCAGGAAGGCCAAACCAACACACAAACCATGAGTACCACGGTGTATGATGATCTTGGTCAGGCTCACTCACTGATGCTTGAGTTCACACAGGTTGGAACCAACGAATGGCAATACGACGCCCGTTTCCTTGATGGCGAAACCATCACAAGCGGAGCTTCCGGAACCGTTACGTTTGATGAACTCGGCCAGCTTTCTTCCGATGATATGCTGAACATGACTTTTGACCCGGGTAGAGGAGCGAGCACATCCAGCTTCTCCGTAAACCTCGGTGATTCCCAAACAGGAACCCGGTTCACACAATATGCAGGATCCAATTCTGCTAAGGTGATTAGCCAGGACGGTTACACTCAGGGTCAGCTGATTGATGTTGCCATTGATGGAGCCGGACAGGTTCAGGGAATTTATGACAACGGAAACAGCACCGTTTTGGCGCAGCTTGCTCTTGCGCAGGTTCAAAACCAGAATGGACTTGAAATGGTAGGAAGCGGATTGTTCCGTGCTACCTCAGCTGCCGGCGAAATGTTTGTAAACACAGCCGATAGCTTTGCCGGAACAGCTATTAACTCCGGTTCTTTGGAAGGATCAAATGTTGACCTGGCTAAAGAATTCACAAATATGATTACCTCACAGCGAGCCTATCAGTCAAACGCTCGGGTAATCACAACTTCTGACGAAATGTTGACAGAAGCAGTAAATCTGAAAAGGTAA
- the fliN gene encoding flagellar motor switch protein FliN, which translates to MNYYQEQLQNNLPEIEKYLTSVLLEETNIEITSFEAISTEDFLKKMVKEDIFILTRDENTETDLICILDKDWFAILSSIMLGVDESSFNEVTKDLLMKFSSELSTTLSKKLKEDGQEFDLRELEVLALKQLEDKLGHTEYFFGMMEVEGLADDKIKAAAVFGNPEAQVEVEEEPEEEVQEEPTENEFTPSGSEELEKAGAQEEVISGRYIEFEDFEQTTPAIKNGDGNSMELLKDVEMDVSVELGRIELPLGKVLQLAKGSVIELEKLAGEPVDILVNGQRIAHGEVVVVDEHFGVRISNLITTRQRLAKLS; encoded by the coding sequence ATGAATTACTATCAAGAACAACTGCAAAACAACCTTCCCGAAATAGAGAAGTATTTAACTTCTGTACTGCTGGAGGAAACGAATATTGAGATTACCTCTTTTGAAGCCATTTCAACAGAAGATTTTCTGAAGAAAATGGTTAAGGAAGATATTTTCATTCTTACAAGAGATGAAAACACCGAGACCGACCTTATCTGTATTCTGGATAAAGACTGGTTTGCCATTCTTTCCAGTATCATGTTGGGTGTGGATGAAAGCTCCTTCAATGAAGTGACTAAAGACTTACTGATGAAGTTTTCGTCCGAACTTTCCACAACGCTGTCCAAGAAATTGAAAGAAGACGGGCAGGAATTTGATCTTCGCGAGCTGGAAGTATTAGCGCTTAAGCAGCTGGAAGACAAATTAGGACATACCGAATATTTCTTTGGTATGATGGAAGTGGAAGGCCTGGCTGACGACAAAATTAAAGCAGCCGCAGTATTCGGGAATCCGGAAGCGCAGGTTGAAGTAGAAGAAGAACCTGAAGAGGAAGTTCAGGAAGAACCGACAGAAAATGAGTTTACCCCATCCGGTTCCGAAGAACTCGAAAAAGCCGGGGCTCAGGAAGAGGTGATATCCGGCCGCTATATTGAGTTCGAAGATTTTGAGCAAACCACACCGGCCATTAAAAACGGTGACGGAAACAGCATGGAGCTGCTCAAAGATGTGGAAATGGATGTGTCGGTGGAACTTGGCCGCATCGAATTACCGCTTGGTAAAGTACTTCAGCTTGCAAAAGGTTCTGTAATAGAATTAGAGAAGCTGGCCGGTGAGCCAGTTGATATCCTCGTAAACGGGCAGCGTATTGCCCACGGCGAAGTTGTAGTTGTAGACGAACACTTTGGGGTTCGGATCTCAAACCTGATTACTACCCGCCAACGATTAGCCAAGCTCTCGTAA
- a CDS encoding flagellar hook capping FlgD N-terminal domain-containing protein, translating into MDVNSITSQASGAFAQQGQTKKSQLGQQEFLHLLVAQMRNQDPINPMDGAEFASQLAQFNSVEQLISVNNGLKTLQGSQDMMSASLTNSMAASLTGKQVKALSNEVHLGAEGNSDIQFELNNSADSVEIIIRDASGSEIRRETMNGLSSGDHDWTWDGLNNAGDRMGEGDYTIEVKAANGDNPVGSLVFIEGIADRVRYTSEGVFLSVNDVEIPIGDVEEVGTGIF; encoded by the coding sequence ATGGATGTAAATAGTATAACTTCACAAGCCTCAGGAGCATTTGCTCAACAAGGGCAGACTAAGAAAAGTCAGCTCGGGCAACAGGAATTCTTACACCTGTTGGTGGCTCAAATGCGTAATCAGGATCCCATCAACCCAATGGATGGAGCCGAATTTGCCTCCCAGCTTGCTCAGTTTAACTCAGTGGAGCAGCTGATCAGCGTGAATAACGGTCTGAAAACCCTGCAAGGCAGCCAGGATATGATGAGCGCCAGCTTAACCAACTCCATGGCAGCATCACTTACAGGAAAACAGGTGAAGGCATTGAGCAATGAGGTTCACCTTGGAGCTGAAGGCAATTCCGATATTCAGTTTGAACTAAATAACTCAGCCGATTCGGTTGAGATTATCATCCGCGATGCGAGTGGATCAGAAATACGCCGCGAAACAATGAACGGGTTGTCATCGGGCGACCACGACTGGACATGGGACGGGCTGAATAATGCCGGTGACCGCATGGGAGAAGGAGATTATACCATTGAAGTGAAGGCAGCGAACGGGGATAATCCGGTAGGCTCGCTGGTATTTATTGAGGGTATAGCCGACAGAGTACGTTATACATCGGAAGGGGTATTCCTCTCGGTGAATGATGTAGAGATACCTATTGGTGATGTTGAAGAAGTAGGTACTGGAATTTTCTAA
- a CDS encoding flagellar motor protein MotB produces the protein MGKSEGDSQGWLVTYSDLVTLILTFFVLLYTMTSGVEKTSFNSFIQYFQKNAGFLPESQAAVESIENKIEPEQLEQMMEEQMERWEAFADFLHEQDVASEVDIQLLQDGVKITLSDSLTFESGSSELLPEAKIVLEQVAEVLGEREIDIEVQGHTDNVPISNMLFQSNWHLGAARSVSVVQYLQAQADINPQYFKASSFGEYRPVSENETTDGRRKNRRVEIYLKDLIARGALEAVLPFDEPIPVYNPSTN, from the coding sequence ATGGGAAAATCTGAAGGAGATTCTCAAGGCTGGTTAGTGACCTATAGTGACCTTGTGACGTTGATTCTCACGTTCTTTGTGTTGCTATATACCATGACTTCCGGTGTTGAGAAAACATCGTTTAACAGTTTTATACAATACTTCCAGAAGAATGCGGGCTTCCTGCCGGAATCTCAGGCGGCCGTAGAAAGTATTGAGAATAAAATAGAACCCGAGCAGCTCGAGCAAATGATGGAAGAGCAAATGGAGCGATGGGAAGCCTTTGCCGATTTTTTGCATGAGCAGGATGTAGCCTCCGAAGTGGATATTCAGCTACTGCAGGACGGAGTTAAAATCACCCTGAGTGATTCGCTGACATTTGAAAGTGGTTCTTCCGAATTATTGCCGGAGGCTAAGATCGTATTGGAGCAGGTTGCTGAAGTTCTGGGAGAGCGTGAAATTGATATTGAGGTACAGGGGCATACCGATAATGTGCCTATCAGTAACATGTTGTTCCAATCAAACTGGCATTTGGGAGCAGCCCGGTCGGTTTCAGTGGTTCAATATCTTCAGGCTCAGGCGGATATTAACCCACAGTATTTCAAGGCAAGCAGTTTTGGCGAATACCGCCCCGTATCGGAAAATGAAACAACGGATGGAAGAAGAAAAAACCGGCGCGTTGAAATTTACCTGAAAGACCTGATTGCCAGAGGAGCTCTTGAGGCCGTGCTGCCATTTGATGAGCCTATTCCGGTTTACAATCCATCAACAAATTAA